The following coding sequences are from one Pocillopora verrucosa isolate sample1 chromosome 5, ASM3666991v2, whole genome shotgun sequence window:
- the LOC136281159 gene encoding leucine-rich repeat and transmembrane domain-containing protein 2-like, which produces MDQAPKTQYVFLNRTSKLWCPVKGAPAAYIVWRKKGVAVQNSTSITFQLKVTSGNNVNYSCGVRRDGEVLRRSISLRIEECPDPCECDVFHQTIVSVNCSGKSVDSIPWQFPLAMSKLEMSKNSLKELPSGIFSNNNKLFTLDISNNQMKELPSGIFSNNTKLSFL; this is translated from the exons ATGGACCAAGCTCCAAAGACGCAGTATGTATTTTTAAACAGAACCTCTAAACTGTGGTGCCCAGTGAAGGGTGCGCCGGCTGCAtacattgtatggagaaaaaaaggtgtcgctgttcaaaatagtaccagcATAACATTTCAGCTTAAAGTAACTTCGGGAAACAACGTGAATTACAGCTGTGGAGTAAGAAGAGATGGAGAGGTATTAAGAAGGAGCATCAGCCTCAGAATTGAAG AGTGCCCAGACCCTTGCGAATGTGACGTCTTCCACCAAACTATTGTTAGTGTGAATTGCAGTGGAAAAAGCGTTGATTCAATTCCATGGCAATTTCCGCTTGCCATGTCAAAATT GGAAATGAGCAAGAACtcgttgaaggaattaccatcaggcatattcagtaacaataacAAGCTGTTCACCCT GGATATCAGCAACAACCAGatgaaggaattaccatcaggaatattcagtaacaatactaAGCTTTCTTTCCTGTAA